The Tenacibaculum jejuense genome includes a window with the following:
- a CDS encoding phosphoribosyl-AMP cyclohydrolase encodes MISDITLELEEGLKLKPQFEKRNGLLPVAVQETATGQLLMLASVNKKALDKTLKTKMATFWSTSRNALWTKGETSGDFLSIDKILIDCDQDALVYQVTLVGNGVCHTYDADGKHRKACFYREVNLEENQLQFIKNMQ; translated from the coding sequence ATGATATCTGATATAACTCTTGAACTAGAAGAGGGATTAAAATTAAAACCTCAGTTCGAAAAACGTAACGGTTTACTTCCTGTCGCTGTTCAAGAAACAGCTACTGGGCAATTATTAATGTTAGCTTCTGTAAATAAAAAAGCTCTTGATAAGACTTTGAAAACAAAGATGGCTACTTTTTGGAGTACATCTAGAAATGCTCTTTGGACCAAAGGTGAAACTTCAGGAGATTTCTTAAGCATTGATAAAATTTTAATTGATTGTGACCAAGATGCGCTGGTTTACCAAGTAACTTTAGTTGGTAATGGAGTTTGTCATACATACGATGCTGATGGTAAACATCGTAAAGCTTGTTTTTACAGAGAAGTTAATCTTGAGGAAAACCAACTTCAGTTTATAAAAAATATGCAATAA
- a CDS encoding glycosyl hydrolase family 18 protein, with protein sequence MKYKNIFFTFFLLFLVSNQVAYSQDVSKDAKKGKKVFSFLTNLFKHNDSAKQARKFIHQHHKVLKDKKSSTFVTKISNLESKLFKTSKDFKLKYEVFGWYPYWEKDYYKNINFKLLSTVAYFSYEVNPKTGNPISTHDWETTGLIDSIKAQKGKRVLLTVSNFGIRNNRKFLKNSDAVDTLIDNLIKLLAKRDSDGVCIDFEGVSKNQKSEYTSFLLNLSNRLKAANKKYQIYVSVPNVNWSESIDFKAIDKAIDCFVIMGYDYYGKGSKVAGPVAPLESAKTWEPFNLTNSVDYYTSHIASSKIILALPTYGSLWETKNLDLKSKVKNYLGSRTYSYIKSNIEKNEAVYIDDVSKSAYSVYKIKGSKNTYRQCWFENDSSFTIKTNLIKQKKLRGLGIWALGYDRGYNDFWEVIHKELGEPRLSNDTSIVRQGSSSETNNSSNGNNGGTLQNGNISTGTDTSGNSSSNNAASASPTVVTKIVDGLGLTDPNSKVNRVEKKLVKITDYKTVLLYIMCFVLFFACIGFVIALLSENTRNNFFNNNNLKKYYTGLVLLLTVVVFRMMHWIDNGSVLLICGFLLGAYSFYLINKFIERKEKELP encoded by the coding sequence ATGAAGTATAAAAACATTTTTTTTACTTTCTTTTTGTTATTTTTAGTTAGCAATCAAGTTGCTTATTCTCAAGATGTATCTAAAGATGCTAAAAAAGGAAAAAAAGTGTTTTCTTTTCTAACGAATCTCTTTAAACACAACGATTCAGCAAAACAAGCGAGAAAATTTATTCATCAACATCACAAAGTTTTAAAAGACAAAAAATCTTCAACTTTTGTTACTAAAATCAGTAACCTAGAGTCGAAACTTTTTAAAACTTCTAAAGATTTTAAATTAAAGTATGAAGTTTTTGGTTGGTATCCTTATTGGGAAAAAGATTATTATAAAAACATCAACTTCAAACTACTTTCTACTGTAGCATATTTTTCATATGAAGTAAATCCTAAAACGGGAAATCCTATTTCTACTCACGACTGGGAAACTACAGGATTAATAGATTCGATAAAAGCCCAAAAAGGAAAAAGAGTTTTACTTACAGTAAGCAACTTCGGAATTAGAAATAACAGAAAATTCTTAAAGAATTCAGATGCTGTTGATACACTCATTGATAATCTTATAAAACTTTTAGCAAAACGTGATTCAGATGGAGTTTGTATCGATTTTGAAGGTGTTTCTAAAAATCAAAAAAGTGAATACACTAGCTTTTTACTCAATTTATCTAATCGTTTAAAAGCAGCTAATAAAAAATACCAAATTTATGTTTCAGTACCTAATGTAAACTGGAGTGAATCTATAGATTTTAAAGCGATTGACAAAGCTATAGATTGTTTTGTTATTATGGGATACGACTATTACGGAAAAGGAAGTAAAGTTGCTGGTCCGGTTGCTCCATTGGAAAGTGCAAAAACCTGGGAGCCTTTTAACTTAACTAACTCTGTTGATTATTACACAAGTCACATTGCAAGCTCTAAAATAATTTTAGCATTACCAACTTATGGAAGTCTTTGGGAAACTAAAAATCTAGATTTAAAATCTAAAGTGAAAAATTATTTAGGTAGTAGAACTTACAGTTATATTAAATCTAACATTGAAAAGAACGAAGCAGTTTATATAGATGACGTAAGTAAAAGTGCTTACAGTGTTTATAAAATTAAAGGAAGTAAAAATACATACAGACAATGTTGGTTTGAAAACGATTCTTCTTTTACCATTAAAACTAATCTAATTAAACAAAAAAAACTCCGTGGTCTTGGTATTTGGGCTTTAGGATATGATAGAGGTTATAATGATTTTTGGGAAGTAATTCACAAAGAATTAGGAGAGCCAAGATTAAGTAATGATACAAGTATAGTTAGGCAAGGATCTTCTTCCGAAACAAATAATAGTAGTAATGGTAATAATGGAGGGACTTTACAGAACGGTAATATTTCAACTGGAACAGACACTTCAGGAAATTCATCTAGTAACAATGCTGCTTCCGCATCTCCTACAGTAGTTACTAAAATTGTAGATGGCTTAGGACTTACCGATCCTAACAGCAAAGTTAATCGTGTAGAAAAAAAATTAGTCAAAATTACAGACTACAAAACTGTATTGTTATACATCATGTGTTTTGTTTTATTTTTTGCTTGTATTGGCTTTGTCATCGCTTTACTTTCTGAAAACACAAGAAATAACTTTTTCAATAACAACAACTTAAAGAAATACTACACTGGTTTGGTGCTCCTACTAACTGTTGTAGTTTTTAGAATGATGCACTGGATTGATAACGGTAGTGTGTTATTAATCTGTGGTTTTTTACTCGGTGCTTATTCTTTTTATCTCATCAATAAATTCATAGAACGTAAAGAAAAAGAATTACCGTGA
- a CDS encoding DoxX family membrane protein, whose amino-acid sequence MKKQKTIDFSILSLRWYLIFYMISYGWSKLTFSQFGVHDPSIIEQPMKSIDSFYVAWHLFARSNFFNIVSGLIEILGAILLLFNRTTIIGALIILSVLVQILIINISFTTGVHGFGLPFRITGMIIADIFILYYYRDRIILAWKNLTGGTSTKFKYKWWIFLLLPIIGFLMDFIFTFLLIPFKLLLYYLTS is encoded by the coding sequence TTGAAAAAACAAAAAACAATTGATTTTTCGATCTTAAGTTTACGTTGGTATCTTATATTCTATATGATTAGTTATGGCTGGAGTAAATTAACTTTTAGTCAATTTGGAGTTCATGATCCTTCAATAATTGAACAGCCAATGAAAAGCATAGATAGTTTTTATGTGGCATGGCATTTATTTGCAAGAAGCAACTTTTTTAATATCGTTTCAGGTCTTATAGAAATTCTTGGTGCTATTTTACTTTTGTTTAATAGAACTACAATTATTGGAGCTTTAATTATCTTATCTGTATTAGTACAAATATTAATCATTAACATTTCTTTTACAACTGGTGTTCATGGTTTTGGACTTCCATTTAGAATTACAGGAATGATAATTGCCGATATTTTTATTCTATATTATTACAGGGATCGAATAATATTAGCTTGGAAAAATCTAACAGGAGGAACTTCTACTAAATTTAAATACAAATGGTGGATTTTTTTACTCCTACCAATTATTGGATTTTTAATGGATTTTATATTTACCTTCTTACTGATTCCATTTAAATTATTACTCTATTATTTGACATCATAA
- a CDS encoding CIS tube protein codes for MSKELMTITAYSDNEFSSETGDSCTVQINPASYTHDHTIEYNKFQPVGSPGTSTWYKGTPPEKVSFDIYFDATGAISTSSLSSLLSSSTSVSDQIDEFKSTCFTYNGSIHEPNYLILSWGTLVFKCKLTSLNISYTLFQSDGTPLRAKLSVAFESSISADDIAAEADNQSPDLTHYIEIKEGDTLPLICYQIYGDSNYYTEVAAYNNILNFRDLSPGTKLYLPPLK; via the coding sequence ATGTCGAAAGAATTAATGACTATAACTGCTTACTCAGACAATGAGTTTTCTAGTGAAACAGGCGACAGTTGTACTGTACAAATTAACCCTGCTTCATATACTCATGATCATACTATAGAGTATAACAAATTTCAACCTGTTGGTTCTCCCGGCACCTCAACTTGGTATAAAGGAACTCCACCAGAAAAAGTATCTTTTGATATTTATTTTGATGCAACAGGAGCAATTAGCACGAGTAGTTTAAGTAGTTTATTATCATCTTCGACTTCCGTTTCAGATCAAATAGATGAATTTAAAAGTACTTGTTTTACTTATAATGGTAGTATTCATGAACCCAATTATTTAATTCTTTCATGGGGAACATTAGTTTTTAAATGTAAACTTACCTCTTTAAATATTTCTTACACACTATTCCAAAGCGATGGTACACCATTACGTGCGAAATTAAGTGTAGCTTTTGAAAGCTCTATTTCAGCAGACGATATAGCTGCAGAAGCAGACAATCAATCTCCAGATTTAACACACTATATAGAAATCAAAGAAGGAGATACTTTGCCTCTTATTTGTTATCAAATCTACGGAGATAGTAATTACTATACTGAAGTAGCTGCATATAACAATATTTTAAATTTTAGAGATTTAAGTCCAGGTACAAAATTATATCTACCTCCTTTAAAATAA
- a CDS encoding phage tail protein has product MADDGSAQGSIWPLTKFYFTVSLGSQDSTASFQEVSGLDTETQVVEYRHGDSKTFSTIKMPGLAKFGNVTLKKGIFVKDNNFWNWYNAIKMNTIKRETVVIKLLDESGSPTMTWTLTNAWPTKITGTDLKSEANEVAVETLELAHEGLTIANS; this is encoded by the coding sequence ATGGCAGATGACGGATCAGCACAAGGGTCAATTTGGCCATTAACTAAATTTTATTTCACAGTTAGTTTAGGGTCTCAAGACAGCACAGCATCATTTCAAGAAGTTTCTGGTTTAGATACAGAAACACAAGTTGTAGAATACAGACATGGAGATAGTAAAACCTTCAGCACAATTAAAATGCCAGGCTTAGCTAAATTCGGTAATGTAACTCTTAAAAAAGGAATTTTTGTAAAAGATAATAATTTCTGGAATTGGTATAATGCCATTAAAATGAACACTATTAAGAGAGAAACTGTAGTTATCAAATTATTAGATGAATCAGGTTCTCCAACTATGACTTGGACTTTAACAAATGCTTGGCCAACAAAAATTACTGGTACAGATTTAAAGTCTGAAGCAAATGAGGTTGCTGTAGAAACTTTAGAGTTAGCTCATGAAGGCTTAACTATTGCAAATAGTTAA
- a CDS encoding GTP-binding protein, with protein MITEKKLPVTVLSGFLGAGKTTLLNHILHNKEGLKVAVIVNDMGEVNVDADLVKNENSLSHTEEKLVEMSNGCICCTLREDLMIEVERLASENRFDYLLIESTGISEPIPVAQTFSFADEESGIDLSKFSYIDTMVTVVDAYNFFNDFGTPERLIDRALTDIDGDDRTIADLLTDQVEFANVILLNKTDLITEEHLKSLKGAIHNLNPSARIIETEYSKINPKAILNTGLFDFEEAQQSAGWIEELQKEEHTPETEEYGISSFVFKSRKPFDPKRFLNFAHEFPDSIIRSKGLFWLASRSNQAFIWGQAGGSLKAQNGGVWWGSMPAKKRIQYPSYINNQDIIEENWDKMFGDRKIEIVFIGQDMDKEQIISDLNACLSSDEELATMKWKLGYDDEWPL; from the coding sequence ATGATCACAGAAAAAAAACTTCCAGTAACCGTTTTAAGCGGTTTTTTAGGTGCCGGAAAAACTACTTTATTAAATCATATACTACACAATAAAGAAGGTTTGAAAGTAGCCGTTATTGTAAACGACATGGGAGAAGTAAATGTAGATGCTGATTTAGTAAAAAACGAAAACTCATTATCACATACTGAAGAAAAATTAGTAGAAATGAGTAACGGTTGTATTTGCTGTACATTACGAGAAGATTTAATGATAGAAGTGGAACGTTTAGCAAGTGAAAATAGATTTGATTATCTATTAATTGAAAGTACAGGAATAAGCGAACCTATTCCTGTGGCACAAACGTTTTCATTTGCAGATGAAGAAAGCGGAATTGATCTTTCAAAATTTAGTTACATAGATACCATGGTAACAGTGGTAGACGCTTATAACTTTTTTAATGACTTTGGAACTCCTGAAAGGTTAATTGACAGAGCACTTACAGATATTGATGGTGATGATAGAACAATCGCCGATTTATTAACAGATCAGGTTGAATTTGCTAATGTTATTCTTCTTAATAAAACTGATTTAATCACAGAAGAACACTTAAAGAGCTTAAAAGGAGCCATTCATAATTTAAATCCTTCTGCTCGTATTATAGAAACAGAATATAGTAAAATCAATCCAAAAGCAATTTTAAACACTGGCTTATTTGATTTTGAGGAAGCACAACAAAGTGCTGGTTGGATTGAAGAATTACAAAAAGAAGAACATACACCAGAAACAGAAGAATATGGAATTTCTTCATTTGTATTTAAATCTAGAAAACCTTTTGATCCCAAACGATTTTTAAATTTTGCTCACGAATTCCCTGATTCAATTATCCGAAGTAAAGGATTATTTTGGCTAGCTTCCAGATCTAATCAAGCTTTTATTTGGGGGCAAGCTGGAGGTTCATTAAAAGCTCAAAATGGTGGCGTTTGGTGGGGAAGTATGCCTGCTAAAAAAAGAATTCAATATCCTTCATACATCAACAATCAAGATATTATTGAAGAAAATTGGGATAAAATGTTTGGCGATAGAAAAATTGAAATAGTTTTTATTGGTCAAGATATGGATAAAGAGCAAATTATTTCTGATTTAAATGCTTGTCTTTCTTCTGATGAAGAGTTAGCTACCATGAAATGGAAACTTGGATATGATGATGAATGGCCTTTATAA
- a CDS encoding DUF1826 domain-containing protein codes for MNEALVKNWFYADTIESLYKIHQEDINIVLFNRNIDALKTDIDDVLTRQVKINAYGTIDNIMKELIDQCELSYSSLLIKDIKNQLISFKQISQSETLRLFLATVETDMCKKFHIDVNDLRMLCTYSGSGTLWLTEDNVNREALKNFADNATIVIDENNIQQAETGTVIILKGSTYPKYQTKAIVHRSPTIENKEEKRLLLRIDTSEFLK; via the coding sequence ATGAACGAAGCATTAGTAAAAAACTGGTTTTATGCAGATACTATTGAGTCTCTTTATAAGATTCATCAAGAGGATATAAATATTGTATTATTCAATAGAAATATTGATGCTTTAAAAACCGATATAGATGATGTATTGACCAGACAAGTAAAAATCAATGCTTATGGCACTATCGATAATATAATGAAAGAATTGATAGATCAATGTGAATTGAGCTACTCTTCTTTACTAATAAAAGACATTAAAAATCAACTTATATCTTTTAAACAAATTTCTCAGTCAGAAACTTTAAGATTGTTTTTAGCCACTGTAGAAACAGATATGTGCAAGAAATTCCATATAGATGTAAATGATTTAAGAATGCTTTGTACCTATAGTGGATCTGGGACTTTATGGTTAACAGAAGATAATGTGAATAGAGAAGCTCTTAAAAACTTTGCTGATAATGCAACTATAGTTATTGACGAAAATAATATTCAACAAGCTGAGACTGGTACTGTTATTATTTTAAAAGGAAGTACATATCCTAAATATCAAACAAAAGCCATAGTGCATCGAAGTCCGACTATAGAAAATAAAGAAGAAAAAAGGTTATTACTAAGAATCGATACAAGTGAATTCTTAAAATAA
- a CDS encoding phage tail sheath family protein codes for MSVTEMKTPGVYIQELDAFGNAVVPVPTAIPAFIGYTGKTSYNGKDLVNKAVRVTSLAEFNAIFGSQPPQIQFNVNLVPANAPAPKAATPDASKKKGDAAKATTPQVDTTTTATPDFFIDADGYSLATSTVNYRLYSAIKFFYENGGGTCYVVSTGAYDYSLTGLTSTDPFTDALTVLEKETEPTMIVIPDSVELMDPTETELAKKYALCYTLQGQLINHCGALATRVALLDVPGGYSEPLVGTTSVEAFRNAVEPTLPKFNSYAAVYYPWLHTTVNQLTDISYNNIAQGSYTTVKAMLNAEFPNIVDPKTGTSSPNPIVKYINALFAAKPGADGITRDKADAVLKNLSSSYKLLLKHMLEHLNLMTPSAAMAGIYTTVDNNEGVWVAPANVGVQGVIAPSIKIDLKAQEDLNMPLDGKSVCAIRSFPGKGVLVWGARTLDGNSNDWRYINVRRTLIYIEQSVKEAASAYVFAPNDAKTWVSVKSMISNFLLGLWNQGGLVGPKPADAFSVTVGLGSTMTADDILNGRMIVAVKVAVSHPAEFIEITFQQEMQKG; via the coding sequence ATGTCAGTAACAGAAATGAAAACACCAGGAGTTTACATCCAAGAATTGGATGCTTTTGGTAATGCTGTTGTACCTGTTCCAACCGCGATTCCTGCATTTATAGGATACACGGGAAAGACGAGTTACAATGGTAAAGATCTTGTAAACAAAGCTGTGAGAGTTACTTCACTTGCCGAGTTTAATGCAATCTTCGGAAGTCAACCTCCACAAATTCAATTTAATGTAAATTTAGTACCAGCTAACGCTCCTGCCCCTAAAGCAGCTACTCCAGATGCTTCAAAGAAGAAAGGTGATGCTGCAAAAGCTACAACACCACAAGTTGATACTACAACTACAGCAACACCAGATTTTTTTATCGATGCTGATGGTTATAGTTTAGCTACTAGTACTGTAAATTATAGATTATACAGTGCTATCAAATTTTTCTATGAAAATGGTGGTGGTACTTGTTATGTTGTATCTACAGGTGCTTACGATTACTCTTTAACAGGATTAACATCTACTGATCCTTTCACAGATGCTTTAACTGTATTAGAAAAAGAAACTGAGCCTACTATGATTGTTATTCCAGACTCAGTAGAATTAATGGATCCTACTGAAACTGAATTAGCAAAAAAGTATGCTTTATGTTATACTTTACAAGGACAGTTAATTAATCACTGTGGAGCTCTAGCAACTCGAGTTGCTTTACTTGATGTACCTGGTGGATATTCAGAGCCTTTAGTAGGAACTACAAGTGTAGAAGCTTTCAGAAATGCTGTTGAACCAACGTTACCAAAGTTTAACAGTTATGCGGCAGTGTATTACCCTTGGTTACATACCACTGTAAATCAATTAACAGATATTTCATACAACAATATTGCACAAGGAAGTTACACTACTGTAAAAGCAATGTTAAATGCTGAATTTCCTAATATTGTAGACCCTAAAACAGGAACTAGTTCTCCAAATCCTATCGTAAAATACATTAATGCTTTATTTGCTGCTAAACCAGGAGCAGACGGGATCACTAGAGATAAAGCAGATGCTGTACTTAAAAACTTAAGTTCTTCATATAAACTTTTATTAAAGCATATGTTAGAGCATTTAAACTTAATGACTCCAAGTGCTGCTATGGCTGGTATTTATACGACTGTAGATAACAATGAAGGTGTTTGGGTTGCTCCTGCAAATGTTGGTGTACAAGGTGTAATTGCTCCATCTATTAAAATTGATTTAAAAGCTCAAGAAGATTTAAACATGCCTTTGGATGGAAAATCTGTTTGTGCAATTCGTTCATTCCCTGGAAAAGGTGTTTTAGTTTGGGGTGCAAGAACTCTAGATGGAAATTCTAACGATTGGAGATATATTAATGTAAGAAGAACTTTAATTTACATTGAGCAATCTGTAAAAGAAGCTGCAAGTGCTTATGTGTTTGCTCCAAACGATGCTAAAACTTGGGTATCTGTAAAAAGTATGATTTCTAATTTCTTATTAGGATTATGGAACCAAGGCGGATTAGTAGGTCCTAAACCTGCCGACGCTTTTTCTGTAACTGTAGGATTAGGTAGTACAATGACAGCAGACGATATTTTAAACGGAAGAATGATTGTTGCTGTAAAAGTAGCTGTTTCTCATCCTGCGGAATTCATTGAAATTACTTTCCAACAAGAAATGCAAAAAGGATAA
- a CDS encoding DUF4255 domain-containing protein: MLDKVLIFIRDLLNKELKMSFGLTEDIVMVSSLINLDGSISQNIENKIILSVINLEQEKAIKNTEEYRNTGKGSFNKMNPPVYLNMYLLISANYNSDNYIESLKMLSAVIGTLQATKVFTSNSHPDLDESVERLIFQIFNVPIQELSHVWSGIGAKYVPSMVYKVRMISIQKGRIIEQVSSVNNSGASALKK, translated from the coding sequence ATGTTAGATAAGGTATTAATATTTATTCGTGACTTACTAAATAAAGAACTAAAAATGTCTTTCGGACTTACGGAAGATATTGTTATGGTAAGCAGCCTTATTAATCTCGATGGAAGTATTAGTCAAAATATAGAAAATAAAATTATTCTTTCTGTTATTAATCTTGAACAAGAAAAAGCGATAAAAAATACAGAAGAGTATAGAAATACAGGAAAAGGTTCGTTTAATAAAATGAATCCTCCTGTTTATTTAAACATGTATTTATTGATCTCTGCAAATTATAATTCTGATAATTATATTGAATCATTAAAAATGCTTTCTGCTGTTATTGGGACTCTACAAGCGACAAAGGTTTTTACTTCAAATTCTCATCCTGATTTAGATGAATCTGTAGAGCGATTAATTTTCCAAATTTTTAATGTTCCTATTCAAGAATTAAGTCATGTTTGGAGCGGAATTGGAGCTAAATATGTTCCATCCATGGTATATAAAGTTCGAATGATTAGCATCCAAAAAGGTCGTATCATAGAACAAGTAAGTAGTGTTAATAATTCAGGAGCAAGTGCTTTAAAAAAATAG
- a CDS encoding DUF5908 family protein, with protein sequence MPIEIRELIIKVKVEESITPKSDVLDTSTIKETIASICKKEVKKQLQKLKER encoded by the coding sequence ATGCCTATAGAGATTAGAGAATTAATAATAAAGGTAAAAGTAGAAGAATCTATAACACCAAAATCTGATGTTTTAGATACAAGTACCATCAAAGAAACTATAGCTAGTATTTGTAAAAAAGAAGTAAAAAAACAATTACAAAAACTAAAAGAACGATAA
- a CDS encoding phage tail protein, whose amino-acid sequence MSDYPLPGFYFRLTFPLELGLADTSFKEVSGMSMEMGIEEITEGGENRFKHRVPTGAKYQNLVLKRGVTSSISALSLWCEATIGGGLSSSIITQTVILSLLDEDSFPIKNWSFINAWPVKWEFSPLDSMKNEILIESLELSYDYSLVI is encoded by the coding sequence ATGAGTGATTACCCATTACCAGGTTTTTATTTCAGACTCACATTTCCTTTAGAATTAGGCTTAGCCGATACTTCTTTTAAAGAGGTATCGGGTATGTCTATGGAAATGGGTATTGAAGAAATTACTGAAGGTGGCGAGAACCGCTTTAAACATAGAGTTCCTACAGGAGCTAAATATCAAAATTTGGTTTTAAAACGTGGTGTTACCTCAAGTATTTCTGCATTATCATTATGGTGTGAAGCTACAATTGGTGGAGGATTGTCTTCTTCAATAATAACTCAAACTGTTATTTTAAGTTTGTTAGATGAAGATAGTTTCCCTATAAAAAACTGGAGTTTTATTAATGCCTGGCCAGTAAAATGGGAGTTTTCTCCTTTAGATTCTATGAAGAATGAAATTCTTATAGAAAGCTTAGAGTTATCATACGATTATTCACTAGTAATTTAA
- the vgrG gene encoding type VI secretion system tip protein VgrG gives MASSPIISGNNLVSFTITSKGDAIPDSYGVMSVSITQEIDTIAQAQITVRDGNPSTQMFEIADASTFDIGNTIEISLGYANDTTTIFSGEVTKQSIKVDDSGTTFQISCKDTLVSLVKSKSQVVLSDALDSDAIQQIVDNTGVDADISATNVTKEKIIQYQASDWDFIVSRAQRNGMAVVTDSGTLTISEISVDTEAVLELKYGRDIIEMDIELQATEQLNSITYNSWSLSDQESVSSEASEPTTNEQGDASESDLEAVTDTDGTIFTSVPFTQEETQETSDALLLRLRMSKFRGSITFPGSAEVKPNTLISLTGLGDSFNGDAYVSSVHHNLSGGKWITEVQIGIPPEFHDQKVKSAPSEPEIKETLIDVKGLQVGVVQDVYDEDGGEYRVQVEIPMLNDTTEFVWARLASFYASNSFGAYFFPEVNDEVILGFIDGNPAYPVVLGSMYSSALPAASTVIPADSDNNLKALITRSQLQVQFDDENIVMTMLTPNGNTIVLSDQDEAITITDQNSNQILMNSDGITIQSASAMTLKASDAISIEGASVSITSDSDDISISSSASLSGSASESLTLSGNSSTDVSSSGTTSISGSTVNLN, from the coding sequence ATGGCAAGTTCACCAATAATAAGTGGAAACAATTTAGTTTCATTTACCATTACCTCTAAAGGTGATGCAATTCCAGATTCTTATGGAGTTATGAGTGTAAGTATCACTCAAGAAATTGACACTATAGCTCAAGCACAAATTACTGTTAGAGATGGTAATCCTTCTACCCAAATGTTTGAAATTGCAGATGCTTCAACTTTTGATATCGGTAATACTATTGAAATCTCTCTAGGATATGCTAATGACACTACCACTATTTTTTCTGGAGAAGTAACCAAACAATCTATTAAAGTAGATGATTCTGGCACTACATTTCAAATCAGTTGTAAAGACACCTTAGTTTCTCTAGTAAAAAGTAAAAGTCAAGTTGTACTTTCTGATGCTTTAGACAGTGATGCTATTCAACAAATTGTAGATAATACAGGAGTTGATGCAGACATTAGTGCTACAAATGTAACTAAGGAAAAAATTATTCAATATCAAGCTTCAGATTGGGACTTCATTGTAAGTAGAGCACAACGAAATGGTATGGCAGTAGTTACTGATAGTGGCACGTTAACTATCAGCGAAATTTCTGTAGATACTGAAGCTGTTTTAGAACTCAAATATGGTAGAGATATCATTGAAATGGATATTGAACTACAAGCTACAGAACAACTAAATTCAATTACTTATAATTCATGGTCATTATCAGACCAAGAATCTGTAAGTTCAGAAGCTAGTGAACCTACAACTAATGAACAAGGAGATGCATCAGAATCTGATTTAGAAGCTGTAACAGATACAGATGGAACAATATTTACTTCTGTTCCGTTTACGCAAGAAGAAACTCAAGAAACATCCGATGCATTATTATTACGATTACGCATGTCTAAATTTCGTGGAAGTATTACATTTCCCGGATCTGCAGAAGTAAAACCAAACACGTTAATATCATTAACTGGTTTAGGAGATTCCTTTAATGGTGATGCTTATGTATCTAGTGTTCATCATAATTTAAGTGGCGGAAAATGGATTACTGAAGTTCAAATTGGAATACCTCCAGAATTTCATGACCAAAAAGTAAAATCAGCGCCATCTGAACCAGAAATAAAAGAAACATTAATCGATGTTAAAGGTTTACAAGTAGGCGTTGTACAAGATGTTTATGATGAAGATGGTGGAGAATATCGAGTACAAGTAGAAATTCCGATGTTAAACGATACGACAGAATTTGTTTGGGCTCGTTTAGCTTCATTTTATGCTAGTAATTCTTTTGGTGCCTATTTCTTTCCTGAAGTAAATGATGAAGTAATTTTAGGTTTTATCGATGGAAATCCAGCTTATCCCGTAGTTTTAGGAAGTATGTATAGTAGTGCATTACCTGCAGCGTCTACAGTTATTCCTGCCGATAGTGATAATAATTTAAAAGCTCTGATTACAAGAAGTCAACTTCAAGTACAATTTGATGATGAAAACATTGTCATGACGATGCTTACTCCTAACGGAAATACCATAGTATTAAGTGATCAAGATGAAGCCATTACTATTACAGATCAAAATAGTAATCAAATTTTAATGAATAGTGATGGAATTACAATTCAAAGTGCTTCTGCTATGACTTTAAAAGCCTCTGATGCTATAAGTATAGAAGGCGCTTCTGTTTCAATTACTTCAGATAGTGATGATATCAGTATTAGTAGTTCTGCTTCACTTTCTGGTTCTGCATCTGAATCGTTAACGCTTAGCGGTAATAGCAGTACTGATGTAAGTAGTAGTGGAACAACAAGTATTAGCGGATCAACAGTAAACCTTAATTAA